Proteins from a single region of Acidianus ambivalens:
- a CDS encoding rhomboid family intramembrane serine protease, producing MRETLILAFLVVLGYVIGLLTSIYFPSIFIYLIQVNYLVFKGDYISLLTSIFVTNSLLDAGFNTIALLVIYSLFGSKAGKMEYIVFFFSGLLGNIFSLFLFPPNTASAGASGGIFGILSFYIIYDMLKDRKFDLYEFLILVIVFVLSDILPNVDYFAHIGGILGGVILAFIASWLKRDGEGRYTL from the coding sequence ATGAGAGAGACTTTAATATTAGCTTTTTTAGTAGTTCTAGGTTACGTAATAGGATTATTAACTAGCATATACTTCCCTTCCATTTTTATCTATTTAATCCAAGTAAATTATTTAGTCTTTAAAGGCGATTATATTTCGCTTTTAACTTCGATATTTGTTACAAATAGCCTACTTGATGCAGGATTTAATACTATAGCTCTTCTAGTAATCTATTCCTTATTTGGTTCTAAGGCTGGCAAAATGGAGTATATAGTATTCTTTTTCTCTGGACTTTTAGGAAATATCTTTAGTCTCTTCCTATTTCCTCCAAATACTGCTTCTGCAGGAGCCTCTGGAGGAATATTTGGAATACTCTCCTTTTATATAATTTATGATATGCTAAAAGATAGAAAATTCGATTTATATGAGTTTCTTATATTAGTAATAGTTTTTGTTCTAAGTGATATATTACCTAATGTGGATTACTTTGCACATATAGGAGGAATCTTAGGAGGAGTAATATTAGCTTTTATTGCCAGTTGGCTTAAAAGAGATGGAGAAGGAAGATACACATTATGA
- a CDS encoding adenylate kinase family protein: protein MTRIVISGTPGVGKTAVSKLLSSKFSLEYFHVSSFIIQNKLYESYDPLRNTYNIDDEKVAKVINSYLSSKKDVVIETIYPSLIDYADKVIILRKYPLVLYEELKRRGWNEIKVAENVEAEILGVILQEAIDWFKDKRPCQINTTNRTAEEVVNRIMNDSCEEIDWLSDEKVQDLLFTLDKVISLTENK from the coding sequence ATGACGAGAATAGTAATATCTGGGACTCCAGGAGTAGGAAAAACTGCTGTAAGTAAATTACTTTCATCAAAATTTTCTTTGGAGTATTTTCACGTCTCATCCTTTATTATTCAAAACAAACTTTACGAGTCTTATGATCCCTTACGCAATACTTATAATATTGATGATGAAAAAGTTGCGAAGGTTATTAATTCTTATTTAAGTAGCAAAAAAGATGTAGTAATTGAAACTATTTATCCATCACTTATAGATTATGCAGACAAAGTAATAATCTTAAGAAAATACCCCCTTGTACTTTATGAGGAATTAAAAAGAAGAGGATGGAATGAGATAAAAGTAGCAGAAAACGTAGAGGCTGAAATATTAGGTGTAATTCTCCAAGAAGCAATTGATTGGTTTAAAGATAAAAGACCTTGCCAGATAAATACTACTAATAGAACTGCGGAAGAAGTTGTAAATAGAATAATGAATGACTCATGCGAGGAAATAGATTGGTTATCGGATGAAAAAGTTCAAGATCTTCTTTTCACTTTAGATAAGGTTATTAGTCTTACAGAGAATAAATAA
- a CDS encoding Mrp/NBP35 family ATP-binding protein: MSSNPFRLQQPQRQPRDLRKVQPQIQGADLKIQMRMKNVKYKIAVLSGKGGVGKSFVSSNLSMALAAAGKKVGIVDVDFHGPSVPKMLGVRGQVLTADDEGIIPVNGPFGIKVVSIDFLLPKDDTPVVWRGAIKHTAIKQFLGDVKWGELDYLIIDMPPGTGDEALSVAQLVPNLTGFIIVTIPSEVSTLAVSKSVNFAKTVNAKILGVIENMSYFICPADNKPYYIFGEGKGKKMAEDMGVELLGQVPLDPKIAEANDLGEPFFLKYPDSPASKEFLSIADKVMKIVESNTK, translated from the coding sequence ATGAGTTCAAATCCTTTCAGATTACAGCAACCTCAAAGGCAACCTAGAGATCTAAGAAAAGTTCAACCCCAAATTCAAGGTGCTGATTTAAAAATTCAGATGAGAATGAAAAATGTAAAATATAAGATTGCAGTATTAAGCGGAAAAGGAGGAGTAGGGAAATCCTTCGTATCGTCAAATTTATCAATGGCCTTAGCTGCTGCAGGAAAGAAAGTAGGAATAGTAGATGTAGATTTTCATGGTCCATCTGTTCCTAAGATGTTAGGTGTTAGAGGGCAAGTTTTAACTGCAGATGATGAAGGAATAATTCCAGTTAATGGACCTTTTGGCATTAAAGTAGTTTCAATAGATTTTCTATTACCTAAAGACGATACGCCAGTAGTTTGGAGGGGTGCTATAAAGCACACTGCTATAAAGCAGTTTCTAGGAGATGTAAAGTGGGGTGAGTTAGATTATTTAATTATAGATATGCCTCCTGGAACTGGAGACGAGGCGTTATCTGTAGCTCAATTAGTTCCAAATTTAACTGGATTCATTATAGTCACCATACCTTCAGAAGTATCAACTCTTGCAGTAAGTAAATCAGTAAATTTTGCAAAGACAGTTAATGCAAAAATTTTAGGTGTAATAGAGAACATGAGTTACTTTATATGTCCTGCTGATAATAAACCGTACTATATTTTCGGTGAAGGAAAAGGAAAGAAGATGGCTGAAGATATGGGAGTAGAATTATTAGGTCAAGTTCCATTAGATCCTAAAATTGCCGAGGCTAACGATTTAGGAGAGCCGTTTTTCTTAAAATATCCTGACTCTCCTGCGTCTAAAGAATTCCTCTCCATAGCTGATAAAGTAATGAAAATTGTAGAGTCAAATACTAAATAA
- a CDS encoding helix-turn-helix domain-containing protein produces the protein MSIEISEKSIILRRFLMVAYGLSEADVDAFMKIVNSKEGKDVDAISSELGISKSRASLILKKLADAGLIEKQKSNGSKGGRPKYMYFVNKNEVIEKLVKRAEDVCKDLSEIIRGL, from the coding sequence ATGAGTATCGAAATTAGCGAAAAAAGTATCATATTGAGAAGATTTCTAATGGTAGCTTACGGTTTATCTGAGGCAGATGTAGATGCATTCATGAAAATTGTTAACAGTAAAGAAGGAAAAGATGTAGATGCAATATCGTCAGAGCTAGGCATTAGTAAAAGCAGAGCAAGTTTAATACTTAAGAAACTTGCTGATGCAGGATTAATAGAAAAGCAAAAAAGCAATGGTAGTAAAGGCGGAAGGCCAAAGTATATGTATTTTGTTAACAAGAACGAGGTAATAGAAAAACTTGTTAAAAGAGCAGAAGACGTGTGTAAAGATTTAAGTGAAATTATAAGAGGCTTATGA
- a CDS encoding lysine transporter LysE: MAAPPGPINAIMANESLRSKLHGSSVGFGAMTADFIFFLITFEVRKFIPENLLVVFYFIGGGLMIFLSYATLKAKVSNRSKKGNYFTGLIMGITNPYQISWWITVGLFMINEFGISIILPFFGGIIIWIFAFTTFINRLGNKYAKYVKIFSFIILLAFGLYMIYEGVISLL, encoded by the coding sequence ATGGCAGCCCCTCCTGGCCCAATTAATGCAATAATGGCTAATGAATCCTTAAGATCCAAATTACATGGCAGTAGTGTAGGATTTGGAGCCATGACTGCCGACTTTATTTTCTTTTTGATAACCTTTGAGGTAAGAAAATTCATTCCTGAAAATCTTCTTGTCGTGTTTTATTTTATAGGTGGAGGACTAATGATATTCTTATCATATGCAACATTAAAGGCTAAGGTAAGTAATAGAAGTAAAAAGGGAAATTACTTTACGGGGCTAATTATGGGAATTACTAATCCTTACCAAATAAGTTGGTGGATTACAGTAGGCTTATTTATGATAAATGAATTCGGAATTTCAATTATATTGCCATTCTTTGGAGGAATAATAATATGGATCTTCGCATTTACTACTTTCATAAATAGATTAGGAAACAAATATGCAAAATATGTGAAAATTTTCTCGTTTATAATTCTTCTAGCTTTTGGATTATACATGATTTACGAAGGTGTCATAAGCCTCTTATAA
- the cbp1 gene encoding CRISPR DNA repeat-binding protein Cbp1 produces the protein MQEEELKEKIKKMYEDGKTIREIAKELNMSYSKVRKILILEGVQFRGKLKQELVNKVIELAKQGYSANRISKEMRLNSNTVLRILRKNNLVKTKRKLSKEDIEKIKLMYESGSSIYKIAKELKISTNLVVYHLKKLNIYKPQTYS, from the coding sequence ATGCAAGAGGAGGAATTAAAAGAGAAGATTAAAAAGATGTATGAAGATGGGAAAACCATAAGAGAAATAGCTAAAGAATTAAATATGAGTTACAGTAAAGTAAGAAAAATTCTAATCTTAGAAGGCGTTCAATTTAGAGGTAAACTAAAGCAAGAGTTAGTTAATAAAGTTATAGAGCTCGCAAAACAAGGTTATAGTGCAAATAGAATCAGTAAAGAAATGAGACTCAATTCTAATACTGTCTTAAGGATTCTTAGAAAGAATAATCTAGTAAAGACTAAGAGAAAATTATCAAAGGAAGACATAGAGAAAATTAAATTAATGTATGAAAGCGGAAGTTCAATTTATAAAATTGCGAAAGAACTAAAAATATCTACAAATTTAGTGGTATATCATTTAAAGAAATTAAATATTTATAAACCTCAAACCTATTCATGA
- a CDS encoding tryptophan--tRNA ligase: MSSNFSVTPWEVKGKVDYDKLIVQFGTQKITPELKERIKKITGDLHVMLRRDVFFSHRDLDLVLKDYEEGKGFFLYTGRAPSLGMHIGHLIPFIFTKWLQEKFKVNLYIEITDDEKFMRNPELTLEQTRQFAYDNILDIIAVGFDPDRTFIFQDTEYIRNMYPLATKIAKKLTFSEVKATFGLENSSNIGIIFYPALQIAPTMFEKKRCLIPAGIDQDPYWRLQRDIAESLGYYKAAQIHSKFLPPLTGPEGKMSSSIPESAIYLTDDPKTVERKIMKYAFSGGQPTVELHRKYGGNPEIDVSFQWLYMFFEEDDNKIKKIEEDYRSGKMLTGELKQILIDKLNKFLEEHRAKREEAKELVNTFKYEGKLAKEMWNKIHE, from the coding sequence GTGTCTTCTAACTTTTCCGTAACTCCTTGGGAAGTAAAAGGAAAGGTCGATTATGACAAACTTATTGTACAGTTTGGAACCCAGAAAATAACGCCAGAATTAAAGGAAAGAATAAAGAAAATTACCGGAGACTTACATGTAATGTTAAGGAGAGACGTGTTCTTTTCTCATAGAGATCTTGATTTAGTTCTAAAAGACTATGAAGAAGGTAAAGGGTTCTTCCTTTATACTGGTAGAGCTCCTTCTCTCGGTATGCACATTGGTCATCTAATACCTTTTATTTTTACCAAGTGGTTACAAGAGAAATTTAAGGTCAATCTTTATATAGAGATAACAGATGATGAAAAGTTCATGAGAAATCCAGAACTTACCTTAGAGCAAACTAGACAATTTGCTTATGATAATATCCTGGATATAATAGCTGTAGGTTTTGATCCAGACAGAACTTTCATTTTCCAAGATACTGAGTACATCAGAAATATGTATCCTTTGGCAACAAAAATAGCTAAAAAGTTAACTTTCTCCGAAGTCAAAGCAACTTTTGGTCTAGAAAATTCATCAAATATAGGAATAATATTCTATCCTGCATTGCAAATAGCTCCAACAATGTTTGAGAAAAAGAGATGTCTAATCCCTGCAGGAATAGATCAAGATCCTTATTGGAGATTACAGAGGGATATTGCAGAAAGCCTTGGATATTATAAAGCAGCACAAATTCATAGTAAATTCCTTCCTCCATTAACAGGACCGGAGGGTAAAATGAGTTCTTCCATTCCAGAAAGCGCAATTTACTTAACTGATGATCCAAAAACTGTAGAAAGAAAGATCATGAAATACGCATTCTCTGGTGGTCAGCCAACTGTAGAGCTTCACAGAAAATATGGAGGAAATCCTGAAATAGATGTGTCATTTCAATGGTTATATATGTTCTTTGAAGAGGATGATAATAAGATAAAGAAAATAGAAGAAGATTATCGTAGCGGTAAAATGCTTACTGGAGAACTTAAGCAAATTCTTATTGATAAGCTGAATAAATTCTTAGAAGAACATAGAGCTAAGAGGGAAGAAGCTAAGGAATTAGTGAATACGTTTAAATATGAAGGAAAATTAGCTAAGGAAATGTGGAATAAGATTCATGAATAG
- the cdvB1/B2 gene encoding cell division protein CdvB1/B2 — translation MLGKDFQKYWAGPEEKNGIVSGIKGAFKPKEPLKYKLVQAHYQISSMISRLDAYISRMQERDKTLFERVVEAQMAKDTARAAMYANEVAEVRKITKQLIMTQIALEQVELRLETVSELGDVFVNLVPVVGVIHELRNVIRGVMPELSVELGELGEGLQEVVIEAGDFTGASGISAAPTAEARKILEEAAAVAEQKMKENFPELPVSSSTISQKA, via the coding sequence ATGCTTGGAAAAGATTTCCAAAAATATTGGGCAGGACCAGAAGAGAAGAACGGAATAGTTTCAGGAATTAAAGGTGCATTTAAACCTAAGGAGCCACTCAAATACAAATTAGTTCAAGCTCACTATCAAATCAGCTCAATGATTAGCAGGCTCGACGCTTATATTTCGAGAATGCAGGAAAGAGATAAGACTTTATTTGAGAGAGTTGTTGAAGCTCAAATGGCTAAGGATACTGCAAGAGCAGCAATGTATGCAAATGAAGTAGCAGAAGTTAGGAAAATAACTAAGCAATTAATAATGACTCAGATAGCTTTAGAGCAGGTTGAATTAAGGTTAGAGACAGTAAGTGAGTTAGGAGACGTATTCGTTAATTTAGTTCCTGTTGTTGGAGTAATACATGAACTAAGGAACGTAATAAGAGGTGTAATGCCCGAATTATCAGTTGAACTGGGAGAACTTGGAGAGGGATTACAGGAAGTTGTAATTGAAGCTGGAGACTTTACTGGAGCATCTGGAATATCTGCCGCACCCACTGCGGAAGCAAGGAAGATATTAGAAGAAGCAGCTGCAGTAGCTGAACAAAAGATGAAAGAGAACTTCCCCGAATTGCCAGTATCTTCTTCCACAATCTCACAGAAAGCATAA
- the alaXM gene encoding alanyl-tRNA editing protein AlaXM, giving the protein MATEELYLKDSYIKEFEAKVTKVNGNEVILDKTAFYPGGGGLENDVGKLIKNNGEVLNVKEVKRQGDDIVHIIEGGELREGDNVKGVIDWDRRYKMMRLHTASHVMAAVAYSQFNALITGGHISPEYAKDDFNLENKDLIPQIVEKANEILSKGIEVKVYFLPREEALKIPGIVKLAERNPPSIPIWRIVEIPGIDIQADGGPHVKNTSEVGKIRIIKIENRGKNRKRVYYTVES; this is encoded by the coding sequence GTGGCAACAGAAGAACTTTATCTAAAAGATTCTTATATAAAAGAATTTGAGGCAAAAGTTACTAAGGTTAATGGAAATGAGGTAATATTGGATAAAACAGCTTTTTATCCAGGCGGAGGAGGTTTAGAAAATGATGTAGGAAAGCTAATAAAAAATAACGGTGAAGTACTCAACGTAAAAGAAGTGAAAAGACAAGGAGATGATATAGTTCACATAATAGAAGGAGGAGAATTAAGGGAGGGGGATAACGTTAAAGGAGTAATAGACTGGGATAGAAGGTATAAAATGATGAGATTACATACCGCATCTCACGTTATGGCTGCAGTAGCGTACTCTCAATTTAACGCGTTAATTACTGGAGGGCATATTTCTCCAGAGTACGCAAAGGATGATTTTAATTTAGAGAATAAGGATTTAATCCCTCAAATAGTCGAGAAGGCTAACGAGATTCTTTCAAAAGGCATAGAAGTTAAAGTATATTTCTTACCTAGAGAAGAAGCTTTAAAAATTCCTGGAATAGTAAAGCTCGCTGAAAGAAATCCTCCTAGTATACCTATTTGGAGAATAGTAGAAATACCCGGAATAGATATACAAGCTGACGGAGGTCCTCACGTTAAAAACACTTCAGAAGTAGGAAAGATACGCATTATAAAAATAGAGAATAGAGGTAAAAATAGGAAAAGAGTTTACTATACCGTGGAAAGTTAA
- a CDS encoding GtrA family protein, translating to MIVGGLGTLVNEGVFLLSAHSMPIFFSLGLAIELSIIFNFVLNDIWTFKDRRVGSFIKRLLKFHVSSFSGGIVQYITVILLLVAFLHFSNISEILLFLFFSYIKAQSLFLAVINFIGIVSGFAVRFITSLKYVWA from the coding sequence ATGATAGTTGGAGGCTTAGGAACTTTAGTTAATGAAGGAGTTTTCCTTCTTAGCGCACACAGTATGCCTATTTTCTTTTCCTTAGGGTTAGCTATCGAGCTTTCAATAATATTTAATTTTGTACTAAATGACATTTGGACTTTTAAGGATAGAAGAGTGGGAAGTTTTATTAAGAGATTACTTAAATTTCATGTATCGTCTTTTAGTGGTGGAATAGTGCAATACATTACAGTTATTCTATTGCTGGTAGCGTTTCTTCATTTTTCAAATATATCTGAAATTCTGCTCTTTCTATTCTTCTCTTACATAAAGGCGCAGTCATTGTTCCTTGCAGTAATTAACTTTATAGGAATTGTTTCAGGCTTTGCCGTAAGGTTCATAACTAGCTTAAAATACGTTTGGGCTTAA
- a CDS encoding aminotransferase class I/II-fold pyridoxal phosphate-dependent enzyme codes for MKHGGVRWINGRPEKLRDFSVNLNPIYPDFIEELINEAIKEKVYLYYPDNYEKLRENIAEIYDVDEEYIGVFNGASEVINLLEPRVVPEPNYVEYKRSYIYFAEERENYFIYRLQGNKVIISNPNNPTGAKIDLKEIEEFLEEGKDLVVDESFADISLVDSAKKFVKDYDNLLIVSTFTKSLSIPGLRIGFTIGKRSKELEKNSPPWRINSIAYYVLSNANPKEIKDFFRKSRDLVTSLLENFRIREERKRVTIYKSFAPYVLVRFPINVRFINSYLRSKGFLIRDCSNFVGLNEFYGRISLRKDYQELVNEIDEFLSNSSI; via the coding sequence ATGAAACACGGAGGAGTTAGGTGGATAAACGGAAGGCCAGAAAAGTTAAGGGATTTCAGCGTTAATCTCAATCCTATTTACCCTGATTTTATTGAAGAGTTGATTAATGAAGCAATAAAGGAAAAAGTTTATCTTTATTATCCTGACAACTACGAGAAACTGAGAGAAAATATTGCTGAGATTTATGACGTTGATGAAGAATATATAGGAGTATTTAACGGGGCTAGTGAGGTTATAAATTTACTAGAACCTAGGGTTGTCCCAGAGCCTAATTATGTTGAATATAAAAGGAGCTATATTTATTTTGCGGAAGAAAGAGAAAATTATTTTATTTACCGCCTACAAGGCAATAAAGTCATAATAAGTAATCCTAATAATCCTACTGGTGCAAAAATAGACCTTAAGGAAATTGAGGAATTCCTAGAAGAAGGAAAGGATTTAGTAGTTGACGAATCTTTCGCAGACATAAGTCTTGTAGATTCCGCTAAGAAATTTGTAAAGGACTATGATAATCTTCTAATAGTTTCAACTTTTACCAAATCACTGTCAATCCCTGGCTTAAGGATTGGATTTACTATAGGAAAAAGAAGTAAAGAACTCGAAAAGAATTCTCCTCCTTGGAGGATTAATTCTATTGCTTATTATGTATTATCCAACGCAAATCCTAAGGAAATTAAGGATTTCTTTAGAAAAAGTAGAGATCTTGTGACCTCCCTCTTGGAAAACTTTAGAATTAGAGAGGAGAGAAAAAGAGTTACAATATATAAATCATTTGCGCCCTATGTTCTAGTAAGATTTCCAATTAATGTTAGATTCATTAACTCATATCTTAGGAGTAAGGGATTCTTAATTAGGGATTGCTCTAACTTTGTAGGCTTAAATGAATTTTATGGTAGAATTTCTTTGAGAAAAGATTATCAAGAGCTAGTTAATGAAATTGATGAATTTTTATCTAATTCATCAATTTAA
- a CDS encoding helix-turn-helix domain-containing protein has product MLYVSFKVNHEDWSKGIDYSRNSLSVLDIKPSTNGARLLIEFKGKEEDAKKLKWNLSRVSKFKYLGTIIVNEPIERILSNYIIMNGTATNDGIYWTVILSDYTELKKMLRDFVEHHIEVKVVKVIKVKSEDVLTARQEQILKIAFEAGYFDYPKKIRIKELAEKLNMSVSNLSEILRRAERNVIETFFRERS; this is encoded by the coding sequence ATGCTATACGTAAGTTTTAAGGTAAATCACGAGGACTGGTCTAAGGGGATTGACTATTCTAGAAATTCATTGTCAGTATTGGATATAAAACCTTCCACTAATGGAGCAAGGCTTTTAATAGAATTTAAAGGAAAAGAAGAGGATGCAAAAAAGCTTAAGTGGAACCTTTCTAGAGTTTCCAAATTCAAATACCTAGGAACTATAATAGTTAATGAACCAATAGAACGCATATTGTCTAACTATATTATAATGAATGGTACTGCTACTAACGACGGAATATATTGGACAGTAATTCTTTCAGATTATACTGAATTAAAGAAAATGTTGAGGGATTTTGTCGAGCATCATATAGAAGTCAAGGTTGTTAAGGTAATTAAGGTAAAATCAGAGGATGTATTAACTGCAAGGCAAGAACAAATTTTAAAGATAGCTTTTGAGGCTGGTTATTTTGATTATCCTAAGAAGATCAGAATTAAGGAATTAGCGGAAAAGCTAAATATGAGTGTTTCAAATCTATCAGAAATTTTAAGAAGAGCCGAGAGAAACGTTATTGAAACGTTTTTTAGGGAGAGGAGTTAA
- a CDS encoding metal-dependent hydrolase, with translation MLTSPADRGVEILFPLGRLIKDFHLDYDGIIKNKNGLLWYIEDPIRIIKITSDKDLIPSFTKSPWIRVYGPFKNSRIADWTIFYSSIIFLVLFNIDDLQKFVIQLTSSVILHYPLIFGITLFYSGGEIWRRKFQRSGKYRSIIALVMIIGVAFLLYGIVISIHVLAFSEYSLKLGVTSLISTMLGFVLAYIHVIKRHKLAIM, from the coding sequence ATGCTTACTTCGCCTGCTGATAGAGGCGTAGAGATACTGTTTCCATTGGGTCGGTTAATTAAAGATTTTCACTTAGATTACGATGGGATTATAAAAAATAAGAATGGCTTATTATGGTATATTGAAGATCCGATAAGAATAATTAAAATTACGTCAGATAAGGATCTTATACCTTCTTTCACTAAATCTCCATGGATAAGAGTTTATGGCCCTTTTAAGAATAGTAGAATAGCAGATTGGACTATTTTCTATTCCTCCATAATATTTTTGGTTCTTTTTAATATAGATGATCTTCAAAAATTTGTAATTCAATTGACTAGTTCAGTAATACTTCATTATCCACTTATTTTTGGAATAACATTATTTTATTCTGGAGGAGAAATATGGAGAAGAAAATTCCAAAGAAGTGGAAAATATAGGAGCATAATAGCTCTAGTCATGATTATAGGAGTAGCATTTCTATTATATGGAATCGTAATTTCCATTCATGTATTAGCTTTTTCTGAATATTCATTAAAACTAGGAGTAACTAGCTTAATTTCTACAATGCTCGGATTTGTTCTAGCATATATTCATGTAATAAAAAGGCATAAATTAGCAATAATGTAA